A genomic window from Dechloromonas sp. A34 includes:
- a CDS encoding glutathione S-transferase family protein, which yields MSMKFYMTPGSCSTGIHVLLEECGLVFEAYIVDLLAGDQYKADYLAINPKGSIPSLVLDDGTALTEFSAIAWWLARRYPKRQLLPESLAEEVRVLGIMNYAVHTLHTQGFARLFTTERFAPSSSDHAAVKALGRQIIDQGFAIVDRELVGRQYLADHFTIADAALFYVEFWAVRIDIRLPDNCAAHYRQMLTRPAVRQVLAEEGYASALR from the coding sequence ATGAGCATGAAGTTCTACATGACACCCGGCTCGTGTTCGACCGGCATCCATGTCCTGCTCGAAGAGTGCGGCCTGGTCTTCGAAGCCTATATCGTCGACCTGTTGGCCGGCGACCAGTACAAGGCGGACTACCTGGCTATCAACCCCAAGGGCAGTATTCCGTCCCTGGTTCTCGACGACGGCACGGCACTCACTGAGTTTTCCGCCATCGCCTGGTGGCTGGCCCGCCGCTACCCCAAGCGCCAGCTGCTGCCGGAGAGCCTGGCCGAGGAGGTCCGCGTGCTCGGCATCATGAACTACGCCGTGCATACCCTGCATACGCAAGGCTTCGCCCGCCTCTTCACGACCGAACGCTTTGCGCCGAGCAGTTCGGACCACGCAGCGGTCAAGGCCCTGGGCCGGCAGATCATCGATCAAGGCTTTGCCATCGTCGATCGCGAACTGGTCGGGCGCCAGTACCTCGCCGACCACTTCACCATTGCCGATGCCGCGCTGTTTTACGTCGAATTCTGGGCGGTGCGGATCGATATTCGCCTGCCCGACAACTGCGCGGCGCATTACCGCCAGATGCTGACCCGGCCGGCGGTGCGTCAGGTGTTGGCGGAAGAGGGATATGCCTCGGCACTGCGCTGA